One window of Planctomycetia bacterium genomic DNA carries:
- a CDS encoding ImmA/IrrE family metallo-endopeptidase: protein MRPVLEYRYFEPRWGSRQVDRRAWECLEQCRKQRKMESLPLPIPVEEWIEGPLRVRLGFGNLSRFGADVLGAAYPTKREIMIDEQVLSHEGRCRFTAAHELGHIILHAKAARTFRDTLDYGLSTRDQFEREANRFAAAFLMPLALLERELLQLCDSQGMKRSQCFAELMEPIDDSESLWRRRFLPTLARKFKVSKAAAVIRCSDIQPRIARAQPLLPRKLVQKLIEPEPDRQPMLEFADEGSTKR from the coding sequence ATGCGACCCGTCCTGGAATACCGCTACTTCGAGCCGCGATGGGGTTCTCGCCAGGTCGATCGCCGCGCTTGGGAGTGCCTTGAGCAGTGCCGCAAGCAACGCAAGATGGAGAGCCTGCCGCTTCCCATTCCCGTTGAGGAATGGATTGAAGGGCCGCTTCGCGTCCGGCTCGGCTTCGGCAACCTCTCGCGCTTCGGTGCGGACGTGCTGGGCGCTGCCTATCCCACGAAGCGAGAGATCATGATTGACGAGCAGGTTCTCAGCCACGAGGGGCGCTGCCGATTCACTGCCGCCCACGAGCTTGGCCACATCATCCTTCACGCGAAGGCGGCGCGCACGTTCCGCGACACGCTCGATTACGGCCTCAGTACCCGCGACCAGTTTGAGCGTGAAGCGAACCGCTTCGCAGCCGCGTTCTTGATGCCTCTGGCCCTGCTGGAACGGGAACTCCTGCAACTCTGCGATAGTCAGGGCATGAAGCGTTCGCAGTGCTTTGCTGAGTTGATGGAACCGATCGATGATTCCGAGTCACTATGGCGCCGCCGGTTTCTCCCGACGCTCGCTCGCAAGTTCAAGGTCTCGAAGGCAGCCGCCGTGATCCGCTGTTCGGACATCCAGCCGCGGATTGCCCGCGCGCAGCCCCTCTTGCCACGAAAACTTGTCCAGAAGCTCATAGAGCCGGAACCGGACCGTCAACCGATGCTCGAATTCGCCGACGAAGGCTCCACGAAACGGTAG
- a CDS encoding DUF499 domain-containing protein: protein MLGLQLRDEFLGTNTPGTAISLRRNDNMGAAQQPADRILEITYPTGDVQMALRALSVARPQKPIALLGDRGRGKSHIMAVMHHATMSPDVVQQWARSWGNRLGSQALANLDLQTGYFAISEAVHNHEYPFLWDLIFDRHPHGQRFRGRFEQSGSNVPSRSLLEEMFRTQPVVLILDEFQKWFDGLPEVGRDGSRQREMASNFVQNLSELSRERPELVLLAISVLNNTTEAFQQVHRDTPVVVNFLGPTAKQDRQLLLLHRLFRNRDNIARAQVDQLVAAYAGERYRLRFSHLPVSERNRIAEEVVALWPFSPELVNLLEDHILMAQAAQETRDLIRILAAAYRERGDAVPLLTAADFFVDTDTHGVQALLESIAAHGAQSDLLEIAQRNLDGIKASGVATAHSREIISALWLRSMTPGREAGGTKEDLHLDVTRDAPIDDNAFLDELLKTKDNSVNIHGSDNLQGRIWFGREENAKTKVRSTARNDRLWAASGTPGATTSYPGKDLEHIRKTLRYILEPENRQSVSKVVVLGPNWEHDPWSDIDEADRPATWNQPILLVVPAPLDEPAGAVEKVLGTWLATKVQSKRNTVRFLLPATGRKNLYQDSDLSFIARCAYLTSQAWKDDPHYRGLKDEFERPLRDNLRTRFDRFAILTRWNFRQPEQCRFDVERIDVELVRQKGAIPVAIDEQIKRDLFDATEFQTLVVESARNGDDVSRLIDGLREPPPSAEKSAIPFLGDRDTCEEVCKVAAKGKVVFNVAGTWVARLPDHADDDEALRYIRPKAFRGTQEMRQVQLALPAAAGTGAVSGPTPTQPTPQPTPGTLFPPEPTTTGGTQQPGGGTPPPTTPGTGTAPPITPIPPVIPAEVRSTNGATTVVNLIGSFEQWGVPADASLDMTKIEFEGLSVQQAKAILQRLPSHVRAKLEVTFRPNGGGESA from the coding sequence AGCAGTGGGCTCGGAGTTGGGGGAATCGGCTCGGTAGCCAGGCGCTGGCTAATCTGGACCTTCAAACCGGCTATTTCGCAATCTCGGAGGCGGTTCACAACCACGAATACCCGTTCCTCTGGGACCTCATCTTCGACCGGCATCCCCACGGCCAGCGCTTTCGCGGCCGCTTCGAGCAGAGCGGCAGCAACGTTCCTTCGCGTTCGCTTCTGGAGGAGATGTTCCGCACGCAGCCCGTGGTGCTCATCCTCGACGAGTTTCAGAAGTGGTTCGACGGCTTGCCTGAAGTCGGCCGTGACGGTTCGCGACAGCGCGAGATGGCCTCCAATTTCGTCCAGAACTTGTCGGAGCTTTCGCGCGAACGCCCGGAACTCGTTTTGCTCGCGATCTCCGTCCTGAACAACACGACGGAGGCCTTTCAGCAGGTCCACCGGGACACGCCGGTGGTCGTGAATTTTTTGGGGCCGACAGCCAAGCAGGACCGACAGCTTCTCTTGCTGCATCGCCTGTTCAGGAACCGCGACAACATCGCCCGTGCGCAGGTGGACCAGCTCGTTGCCGCCTATGCGGGCGAACGATACCGGCTGCGCTTCTCGCACTTGCCAGTGTCGGAGCGGAACCGCATCGCAGAGGAAGTCGTCGCCCTTTGGCCCTTCTCACCCGAACTCGTGAACCTGCTTGAGGACCACATCCTGATGGCTCAGGCAGCCCAGGAAACGCGCGACCTGATCCGCATTCTGGCCGCTGCCTACCGTGAGCGCGGCGATGCCGTCCCGCTGCTAACGGCGGCCGACTTCTTCGTAGATACGGACACGCACGGGGTGCAAGCTCTGCTCGAATCCATCGCCGCACACGGCGCGCAAAGCGACCTGCTCGAAATCGCTCAGCGAAACCTCGACGGCATCAAGGCATCGGGCGTCGCCACGGCGCACAGCCGTGAGATCATCAGCGCGCTGTGGTTGCGCTCCATGACGCCGGGCCGAGAAGCGGGCGGTACGAAAGAAGACTTGCATCTCGACGTGACGCGGGACGCGCCCATCGACGACAACGCCTTCCTCGACGAACTGCTCAAGACGAAGGACAACAGCGTAAACATCCACGGCTCGGACAATCTGCAGGGCCGAATCTGGTTCGGACGTGAGGAAAACGCCAAGACGAAAGTTCGTTCGACCGCACGCAACGATCGCCTATGGGCGGCGTCGGGCACGCCCGGTGCAACGACCAGTTATCCCGGCAAAGACCTGGAGCACATCCGCAAGACGCTGCGCTACATCCTGGAGCCGGAGAACCGACAATCCGTGTCCAAGGTCGTCGTGCTCGGCCCCAACTGGGAGCACGACCCTTGGAGCGATATCGACGAAGCCGACCGGCCAGCAACTTGGAACCAACCCATTCTCTTGGTGGTTCCGGCTCCGCTCGACGAGCCGGCCGGTGCGGTCGAGAAAGTGCTTGGAACATGGCTTGCGACGAAGGTGCAATCCAAGCGCAACACCGTGCGGTTCCTTCTGCCCGCGACCGGCAGGAAGAACCTGTACCAGGACAGCGATCTTTCCTTCATCGCGCGCTGTGCCTACCTCACCTCACAGGCATGGAAGGATGATCCGCACTATCGCGGCTTGAAGGACGAATTCGAGCGCCCGCTACGCGACAACCTGCGGACGCGCTTTGACCGCTTCGCCATCCTGACCCGCTGGAATTTTCGCCAGCCCGAGCAGTGCCGATTCGACGTGGAACGCATCGACGTTGAACTCGTTCGCCAGAAGGGCGCGATCCCGGTCGCCATCGATGAGCAGATCAAGCGCGACCTGTTCGATGCGACGGAGTTTCAAACGCTCGTCGTCGAGTCCGCCCGCAACGGCGATGACGTGAGCCGGCTGATTGACGGATTGCGGGAGCCGCCACCATCCGCAGAGAAGAGCGCGATCCCGTTTCTCGGCGACCGCGACACGTGCGAGGAAGTCTGCAAAGTCGCGGCGAAGGGCAAGGTGGTCTTCAACGTTGCGGGCACATGGGTCGCGCGGCTGCCGGACCACGCAGACGACGACGAGGCATTGCGCTACATCCGGCCGAAGGCGTTTCGCGGCACACAGGAGATGCGGCAGGTGCAGCTCGCCTTGCCCGCCGCAGCCGGCACCGGCGCCGTATCCGGCCCGACCCCCACGCAGCCGACCCCGCAACCGACCCCCGGCACCCTGTTCCCGCCAGAGCCAACGACAACGGGAGGTACCCAGCAGCCCGGCGGCGGCACACCACCACCGACCACACCGGGTACGGGTACGGCGCCGCCAATCACGCCCATTCCGCCCGTGATTCCCGCCGAGGTGCGATCAACCAACGGCGCCACAACCGTCGTCAACTTGATCGGCAGCTTCGAGCAATGGGGCGTGCCGGCCGATGCGTCGCTCGACATGACCAAGATCGAATTCGAGGGTCTCTCCGTTCAACAGGCCAAGGCAATTCTTCAGCGGCTTCCGTCCCACGTTCGGGCAAAGCTCGAAGTGACGTTCCGGCCCAACGGCGGGGGTGAAAGCGCATGA
- a CDS encoding helix-turn-helix transcriptional regulator, which translates to MARHATTSPEPVGELLRRTRVGLNKGLREMAKILGIAPAHLTDLELGRRTPSEELLKRISEAYGIAEPKLRAGWSRPDVIVSEIASQDALTAEKVPALLRNARRLTRDQWDALIEEAQRLSIQKEPRKAK; encoded by the coding sequence ATGGCACGACACGCAACAACCAGTCCGGAGCCGGTTGGCGAGCTGCTTCGCCGCACTCGTGTAGGTCTCAACAAGGGCCTCCGCGAAATGGCCAAGATCCTTGGAATCGCCCCCGCGCATCTCACCGACCTGGAGCTTGGTCGACGAACACCCTCCGAAGAACTTTTGAAGCGAATTAGCGAAGCTTACGGAATTGCCGAACCGAAGCTCCGGGCTGGCTGGAGCCGCCCGGACGTCATCGTCAGCGAGATCGCCAGCCAAGATGCGTTGACGGCGGAAAAGGTGCCGGCCCTCCTGCGGAACGCGCGCCGTCTCACGCGTGACCAATGGGACGCGCTGATCGAAGAGGCTCAGCGCCTGTCGATCCAAAAGGAACCCCGAAAGGCGAAATGA
- a CDS encoding DUF1156 domain-containing protein — translation MAKSKFDSANQPLLIDVEPDNLLNMDARAAEAASGSPANGGRKNKKNGANGFEPPNLAKAIRLPVPGFSDPKRRKTCLEVDFPIAPINALSKLEGNAGKPIYQMSKWWARRRSSIFRAMLIAAGTEAPDNPEEAAKLVWDHYYCNHQKAGSFKKLRVLDPFMGGGTTLVEGSRLGFKVTGVDLNPVAWFIVKNELACSDPAQVKAFFDEIEAEVKPQIQPFYTTTCPRGHKGRWIDVRTDRPAPANLDPINLASGERTHFRWEGPEVIYTFWAKHGPCAGSQGQPCGHRTPIFRSPVIAEKKLTAHYVPIDCPACGYQFHAELGETRMAPGAERVIVESETPFTEVTQSFAQELKDYPKGASLERRQRVERLLAAIDAEPGFSCPHCQAFAGEEVKRVLTRHAKPSTRVGDIKKKDFGIESKHVYMYLLIDPKWFEGAPEKDAEGREYGGWAGAEPEATARWWQKRLEGLNLIEVRGRVKLAEDATADDEPEEEAPDEAADVEGGEEVGEAETDRKKFGPPARITLRDGRAVDTRKGTVPGKSQFRCDADGIEQDILTAVGKTGHTPPVVPYTLQCHCPACDEAGFNYGGRFFKRADDHDFHRLNVAEREWQNRKDADLSGFWPTSECWDAYMMRANGGVNRGWGYSHWWKMFNPRQLIVHTKLLSAIKGGISRYSLDTCEQALGAFQQYLRMMCMFSFWHQSFDKLAPSLSNANYHPKQLVVETNVYGKIGYGKWTSCTTTTLDALAWCATPWELAKLADGEKSKSAKVLAEDPVRPEGTVVSGSSTSLRSVGQIENIDLAITDPPFGNNLFYGDLADFFYVWMRLPLLRWYEGMPERAYFEPERSPRAIEAVQNSVEHPDDRELWEQESLIEERWLSTIRQNSGDDSLQVGEGNPLYRREPASQFYCDTLTACWAETGRVLKPGGIMAFTFHHSADAPWVDVLEALFNAGFILEATYPIRSDETKGATAAFGSKKIEYDIIHVCRKRLEKPEPVAWAKMRRWVKDEAARYKVLLEHVHGRALNAADVRVILIGKSLEFYSQHYGQVFTGEGQVLQVREALLGINQLLDDLLAAEPGARQRPPECEPASRLYLSLFQDRDEMSRDELSKTLRGTGVEPNDLQARGWARIVGTKVHAVPLDERMTYFTQRGRTRKAALKTDLDQAHFLIGAARSGSGLNIDRELDNWAGSLKRSTDAILKWYADTAGEADTKDAASRAIRLVDAWRSKPRKVETEQMTLFSMLEQEALSDG, via the coding sequence ATGGCAAAATCGAAATTCGACAGCGCGAATCAGCCTCTTTTGATCGACGTGGAGCCGGACAACCTGCTCAACATGGATGCGCGCGCGGCAGAGGCGGCGTCCGGCAGCCCCGCTAACGGCGGCCGTAAGAACAAGAAGAACGGTGCCAACGGCTTCGAGCCGCCGAATCTCGCCAAGGCCATCCGCCTGCCCGTCCCCGGCTTCTCCGACCCGAAGCGTCGCAAGACGTGCCTTGAAGTCGATTTCCCCATCGCGCCGATCAACGCGCTGTCGAAGCTGGAGGGAAACGCCGGCAAGCCCATCTATCAAATGTCAAAGTGGTGGGCCCGCCGTCGCTCCAGCATTTTCCGGGCGATGCTGATCGCGGCGGGCACCGAAGCGCCCGACAATCCCGAGGAGGCGGCTAAGCTCGTCTGGGACCACTACTACTGCAACCATCAGAAGGCCGGAAGCTTCAAGAAGCTCCGCGTGCTCGATCCTTTCATGGGCGGCGGCACGACGCTGGTCGAAGGCAGCCGGCTCGGTTTCAAGGTCACCGGTGTCGATTTGAACCCCGTCGCTTGGTTCATCGTCAAGAACGAACTGGCGTGCAGCGACCCGGCCCAAGTCAAGGCGTTCTTCGACGAGATCGAAGCCGAGGTCAAGCCGCAGATTCAGCCCTTCTATACGACGACCTGCCCGCGCGGTCACAAGGGCCGCTGGATCGACGTGCGCACCGACCGGCCCGCGCCCGCGAATCTCGACCCGATCAACCTCGCATCGGGGGAGCGCACGCACTTTCGCTGGGAAGGCCCGGAAGTCATCTATACGTTCTGGGCCAAGCATGGCCCGTGCGCCGGCAGCCAGGGCCAGCCGTGCGGCCATCGTACGCCGATCTTCCGCTCGCCGGTGATCGCCGAGAAGAAGCTCACGGCCCACTACGTGCCGATCGACTGCCCCGCGTGCGGATATCAGTTCCACGCCGAACTTGGCGAGACGCGCATGGCCCCCGGTGCGGAGCGCGTCATCGTCGAGAGCGAGACGCCGTTCACCGAAGTGACGCAGTCGTTCGCCCAGGAGTTGAAGGATTACCCCAAGGGCGCGTCGCTGGAAAGGCGGCAGCGCGTGGAGCGCCTGCTAGCGGCCATCGACGCCGAGCCGGGCTTTTCGTGCCCGCACTGCCAGGCGTTCGCGGGAGAAGAAGTGAAGCGCGTGCTCACCCGGCACGCCAAGCCGAGCACGCGCGTCGGCGACATCAAGAAGAAGGACTTCGGGATCGAATCGAAGCACGTCTACATGTACCTGCTGATCGACCCGAAGTGGTTCGAGGGTGCGCCGGAGAAGGACGCCGAAGGTCGGGAGTACGGCGGCTGGGCCGGCGCTGAACCCGAGGCGACCGCCCGTTGGTGGCAAAAGCGCCTGGAGGGGCTGAATCTCATCGAAGTGCGCGGCCGCGTGAAACTCGCCGAGGATGCAACCGCCGATGACGAACCGGAAGAGGAGGCGCCCGACGAAGCGGCAGACGTGGAGGGCGGAGAAGAAGTAGGTGAAGCCGAGACCGACCGCAAGAAGTTTGGCCCGCCAGCGCGAATCACACTCCGGGACGGCCGAGCCGTCGATACCCGCAAGGGAACCGTGCCGGGCAAATCTCAGTTTCGCTGCGATGCCGACGGCATTGAACAGGACATCCTGACCGCAGTCGGGAAGACGGGACATACACCGCCAGTGGTACCATACACGCTTCAGTGCCACTGCCCCGCCTGCGATGAAGCCGGCTTCAACTACGGCGGACGATTCTTCAAACGCGCGGATGATCACGATTTCCACCGACTCAATGTGGCAGAGCGAGAATGGCAGAACCGAAAAGACGCGGATTTATCGGGGTTCTGGCCGACGAGCGAGTGCTGGGATGCGTACATGATGCGCGCCAATGGCGGTGTGAATCGCGGATGGGGTTACTCACACTGGTGGAAGATGTTCAATCCACGCCAGTTGATCGTGCATACTAAGTTGCTTTCCGCGATTAAAGGCGGAATTTCTCGCTATTCACTGGACACGTGTGAGCAAGCGCTCGGTGCGTTTCAACAGTACCTCCGAATGATGTGTATGTTCTCTTTCTGGCACCAATCGTTCGATAAACTTGCGCCATCACTCTCAAACGCTAATTACCATCCTAAGCAGCTCGTCGTTGAAACCAACGTCTATGGCAAGATCGGATACGGCAAATGGACCTCGTGTACGACGACGACGCTCGATGCGCTCGCTTGGTGCGCTACGCCGTGGGAGCTTGCGAAGCTAGCGGACGGCGAGAAGAGCAAGAGTGCTAAGGTTCTCGCAGAAGACCCGGTTCGCCCAGAAGGAACGGTCGTATCGGGAAGCTCCACTTCCCTCCGCTCCGTGGGTCAGATCGAGAATATTGACCTCGCGATCACTGATCCTCCCTTCGGCAACAACCTGTTCTACGGTGATTTGGCCGATTTCTTCTACGTTTGGATGCGGTTGCCGCTGCTGAGATGGTACGAGGGCATGCCCGAGCGTGCCTACTTCGAGCCCGAACGGAGTCCGAGAGCGATCGAGGCCGTGCAAAACTCCGTGGAGCACCCCGACGACCGGGAGCTGTGGGAGCAGGAGTCGCTCATCGAAGAACGATGGCTCTCAACAATCCGGCAGAACTCCGGCGATGATAGTCTCCAAGTCGGCGAGGGCAATCCGCTTTACCGGCGCGAACCGGCGTCACAGTTCTACTGCGATACGTTGACGGCCTGTTGGGCCGAAACCGGCCGCGTGCTGAAACCCGGCGGCATCATGGCTTTTACGTTCCATCACAGCGCTGATGCGCCGTGGGTGGACGTACTCGAAGCCCTCTTTAATGCTGGCTTCATTCTCGAAGCGACATATCCGATTCGCAGTGACGAGACGAAAGGCGCGACCGCCGCATTCGGTTCTAAGAAAATTGAATACGACATCATCCACGTCTGCCGCAAGCGGCTGGAGAAGCCCGAGCCGGTAGCTTGGGCCAAGATGCGCCGCTGGGTGAAGGACGAAGCGGCCCGCTACAAGGTCCTGCTGGAGCACGTTCACGGCCGGGCGCTCAACGCCGCCGACGTGCGCGTCATCCTGATCGGCAAGTCGCTGGAGTTCTACAGCCAGCACTACGGACAGGTGTTCACCGGCGAGGGTCAAGTGCTCCAGGTCCGCGAAGCGCTGCTGGGCATCAATCAGCTACTCGACGACCTGCTCGCCGCCGAGCCAGGCGCCCGGCAGCGACCGCCGGAATGCGAGCCGGCATCGCGACTGTATCTAAGCCTGTTCCAGGACCGCGACGAGATGAGCCGCGACGAATTGAGCAAGACACTGCGCGGCACGGGCGTCGAGCCGAACGACCTGCAAGCCCGGGGCTGGGCGCGGATCGTCGGCACGAAGGTGCATGCCGTGCCGCTGGATGAGCGGATGACGTACTTCACGCAGCGTGGCCGGACACGCAAGGCGGCGCTCAAGACCGACCTCGACCAGGCCCATTTCCTGATCGGCGCGGCCAGGTCGGGCAGCGGATTGAACATCGACCGCGAACTGGACAACTGGGCCGGCAGTCTGAAACGCTCCACCGACGCGATTCTGAAGTGGTATGCCGACACGGCCGGCGAGGCGGACACGAAAGACGCCGCGAGCCGGGCGATTCGATTGGTCGATGCGTGGCGCAGCAAGCCGCGCAAGGTCGAAACGGAGCAGATGACGTTGTTCTCGATGCTGGAGCAGGAAGCGCTGAGTGACGGGTGA
- a CDS encoding cupin domain-containing protein, with translation MSMIQAETTLKCRESSGARALVRLFELARAGLDVASCGRTGCEPFRRSMRLGFPELDGVTIGELVKLAETEFPLELRAPFEDTDSIAGAVWRGSDVFDGADDGLVMLRFDAGTLDLPMHVHERSDRFIVALKGSGFFHVSNETLEVFSGADLRAIPVQAGDAIAFTRGLMHTFSSPMTTLVLLSYHAPLIELDDPGQYTLPSFVWTPRMGQSFARESACARSAEVR, from the coding sequence ATGTCGATGATTCAGGCAGAAACGACGCTGAAATGCAGGGAGAGTTCCGGCGCTCGGGCGCTGGTGCGACTCTTCGAACTGGCACGCGCGGGACTCGATGTCGCCTCGTGCGGTCGAACAGGCTGTGAGCCGTTTCGCAGATCGATGCGGCTCGGGTTCCCCGAGCTCGATGGCGTCACGATTGGGGAGTTGGTGAAGCTGGCGGAGACCGAATTCCCGCTGGAGTTGCGAGCGCCGTTCGAGGACACGGACAGCATCGCAGGCGCCGTGTGGCGTGGGTCCGATGTATTCGACGGCGCCGATGATGGGCTGGTCATGTTGCGATTCGACGCCGGAACGCTCGATCTGCCCATGCATGTTCACGAACGCTCGGACCGTTTCATCGTGGCGCTCAAGGGCTCGGGCTTTTTTCACGTGTCGAATGAAACCTTGGAAGTCTTTTCGGGAGCGGACTTGCGCGCGATCCCGGTGCAAGCGGGCGACGCAATCGCCTTCACGCGCGGCCTCATGCACACGTTCAGCTCGCCGATGACGACGCTGGTGTTGCTGTCGTATCACGCGCCGCTGATTGAGCTGGATGACCCGGGCCAATACACGCTTCCGTCCTTCGTCTGGACGCCGCGAATGGGTCAGTCATTCGCTCGGGAATCTGCGTGTGCCCGGAGTGCTGAAGTACGCTAG
- a CDS encoding DEAD/DEAH box helicase has protein sequence MLRAPDHPKIEIGKNVSHPELGEGVVLGVEPTGFIRVYFRTHGERQVPADALAGALTWEQRVLSSLRPGTPEAIERLALAIEAEELPLMESAAVLTSAKVDLLPHQVVLVHRMANARPRRFLIADEVGLGKTIETALILRELASRGELQRALMIVPAGLVENWRRELNDVFNLDFEVFGSEGDVSDRKSNAFAKHNRMIASIDTLKRPQRLRRIKDAPIWDLVVFDEAHHLSVYKNGRKSTKTQNYKLAEAMREHSRDLLLLSATPHQGDHYRFWMLVRLMDPTLFEDEADMVDNRHRLNAVVIRRTKADACNASGGPLFARRQVHTEAFSLNDAEQVFYSALTDYLNEGYALAEQLGGKSRALGFVMTIFQKIAASSFSAVRATLRKRLLMLTLQEAIERDEALDVDGRNRALDEAREQIRDLHGLPSDAIGRAQVDQILADLKVQLLRKRDETLEFTRTPESMDDSEAAAAMTDDTAASMVLVALPEERRRIRELLDRFPPQTETKTTVLLGALEQLWKLNPQEKVVIFTTYLGSIDSLRTAIEWKFPGKGVEVLKGGDHGAKTAAQKRFKRPDGPCVLLTTAAGREGINLQFARVLFNHDLPWNPMDLEQRIGRIHRYGQEHTAQVYNLVASDTIEGQIFLLLEDKLREIATALGKVDEQGQIAEDLRSQILGQLGSRLSYEKLYQDALRDPSLQRTKEELEVAMSNASLARHVVFELFQDLEKFNLGEYQKFDDRGEGMRRLVAFVQRAAALFGGQFVSKSGTRYVLIDPDKAETPFTTDRDEALREENVELLGLEHPAVSRLIERCRQLEAERRFVSAQTDVELPGSGLSTVWKVIVQAEGGKLDNRVVRLGFDDGGDRSLAIERLVRSFGALKPHDARPLTRDEAGLVARFRDALHREMSHAGLLSDGASYSSVLLGAAMLSPAVRPSLH, from the coding sequence ATGCTCCGCGCTCCTGACCATCCGAAAATCGAGATTGGCAAGAACGTCTCGCACCCCGAGCTGGGCGAAGGCGTGGTGCTTGGCGTCGAGCCCACCGGGTTCATTCGCGTCTATTTCCGCACCCACGGCGAGCGGCAGGTGCCGGCCGATGCGCTTGCGGGGGCGCTGACGTGGGAGCAGCGCGTTCTGTCCTCCTTGCGGCCGGGAACGCCGGAGGCCATTGAGCGGCTCGCTTTGGCCATCGAGGCCGAAGAGTTGCCGTTGATGGAAAGCGCGGCCGTTCTCACATCGGCGAAGGTGGACCTGTTGCCGCACCAGGTCGTGCTTGTCCATCGAATGGCGAATGCCCGGCCGCGTCGTTTTCTGATCGCCGATGAAGTGGGATTGGGCAAAACCATCGAGACGGCGCTGATTCTCCGGGAGCTGGCCTCACGCGGAGAGTTGCAGCGGGCGCTCATGATTGTCCCGGCGGGTTTGGTCGAAAACTGGCGGCGCGAACTCAATGACGTGTTCAATCTCGACTTCGAGGTGTTCGGCTCCGAAGGCGACGTGTCGGACCGCAAGTCGAACGCATTCGCCAAGCACAATCGCATGATCGCGTCGATTGACACGTTGAAGCGCCCGCAACGGCTTCGCCGGATCAAGGACGCGCCTATTTGGGATCTTGTCGTGTTCGACGAGGCCCACCACCTCAGCGTGTATAAGAATGGGCGCAAATCGACCAAGACGCAGAATTACAAACTGGCCGAGGCGATGCGAGAGCATTCACGCGACCTGCTATTGCTTTCAGCAACTCCGCACCAGGGCGACCACTACCGGTTCTGGATGCTTGTGCGCTTGATGGACCCGACGCTCTTCGAAGACGAAGCGGACATGGTGGACAACCGCCATCGGCTCAATGCGGTTGTAATCCGCCGTACGAAGGCCGACGCCTGCAATGCGAGCGGCGGGCCGCTGTTCGCCCGGCGGCAGGTGCATACCGAGGCGTTTTCGCTCAATGACGCCGAGCAGGTGTTTTATTCAGCGCTTACCGACTATCTCAATGAAGGCTACGCGCTGGCTGAGCAGCTTGGCGGCAAAAGCCGGGCGCTCGGCTTCGTCATGACGATCTTCCAGAAGATTGCCGCCAGCAGCTTCTCGGCCGTGCGTGCGACGCTTCGCAAGCGGCTGCTCATGTTGACGCTTCAAGAGGCGATTGAGCGCGATGAGGCGCTTGACGTGGACGGACGAAACCGGGCACTGGACGAGGCCCGTGAACAGATTCGCGACCTTCACGGCCTGCCGTCGGACGCGATCGGTCGGGCCCAAGTGGACCAGATACTCGCCGACTTGAAGGTTCAGTTGCTCCGAAAGCGCGACGAGACTTTGGAATTCACAAGAACGCCTGAGTCGATGGATGATTCGGAGGCCGCGGCCGCGATGACTGACGACACAGCGGCGAGCATGGTGCTTGTTGCCTTGCCGGAGGAACGTCGCAGAATCCGCGAGCTGCTCGACCGCTTTCCGCCGCAGACCGAGACGAAGACGACGGTGTTGCTCGGCGCGCTGGAGCAACTCTGGAAGCTCAACCCGCAGGAAAAAGTCGTGATCTTCACGACCTATCTTGGGAGCATCGACAGCTTGCGTACCGCGATCGAGTGGAAGTTCCCGGGCAAGGGTGTCGAAGTGCTGAAAGGCGGCGACCACGGCGCCAAGACTGCCGCTCAGAAGCGCTTCAAGCGCCCGGATGGTCCGTGCGTGCTGTTGACGACCGCCGCCGGGCGTGAGGGCATCAACCTTCAGTTCGCCCGCGTGTTGTTCAACCACGACCTGCCGTGGAATCCGATGGACCTTGAGCAGCGGATCGGGCGCATTCATCGTTACGGGCAGGAGCACACGGCCCAGGTGTACAACCTCGTCGCATCCGACACGATTGAGGGGCAGATTTTCCTCTTGCTGGAGGACAAGCTGCGCGAGATTGCCACGGCACTCGGCAAGGTGGATGAACAAGGTCAGATCGCGGAGGATCTGCGCTCGCAGATTCTCGGCCAACTCGGCAGCCGGCTGAGTTATGAGAAGCTCTACCAGGACGCCTTGCGAGACCCCTCACTCCAGCGGACCAAGGAAGAGCTCGAAGTCGCAATGTCGAACGCCAGCCTCGCGCGGCACGTGGTCTTCGAGCTGTTCCAGGACCTGGAGAAGTTCAATCTCGGCGAGTATCAGAAGTTCGACGACCGCGGCGAGGGCATGCGGCGACTGGTAGCGTTTGTGCAACGGGCTGCCGCACTATTCGGCGGGCAGTTCGTGTCGAAGAGCGGCACGCGATACGTCCTCATCGACCCGGACAAGGCGGAGACACCCTTCACCACGGACCGAGACGAGGCTCTCCGCGAGGAAAACGTCGAGTTGCTCGGGTTGGAGCACCCGGCCGTTTCAAGGTTGATCGAGCGTTGCCGACAACTTGAGGCAGAGCGGCGTTTTGTGTCGGCGCAAACCGATGTCGAGCTTCCGGGCTCAGGATTGAGTACCGTGTGGAAGGTCATTGTTCAGGCAGAGGGCGGCAAGCTCGATAACCGAGTCGTGCGCCTCGGCTTCGATGATGGCGGCGACCGCTCACTTGCCATTGAGCGTTTGGTCCGTTCGTTCGGCGCCCTTAAACCCCATGACGCCCGTCCGCTTACGCGCGATGAAGCAGGCCTTGTCGCTCGCTTTCGGGATGCACTTCATCGAGAGATGAGCCATGCGGGACTGCTCTCGGATGGGGCGAGTTATTCGTCAGTCCTCTTGGGAGCGGCGATGCTCTCTCCGGCTGTACGCCCATCGCTTCATTGA